The Thermoanaerobaculia bacterium nucleotide sequence GAGGTAACCGATCAGCGCCGCCTTCTCCTCCGGGCTTATCTCGGCGCCCCAGCGCATCATCTTTTCGACTTCCGCCGTCCACTGCTTGTCCGTGAGCCGCTGCTGGCGGGGCATGTCGGCCGAGTGGCACTGGAGACAGGCCTTGTCCGCGACGGCCTTCCCCTCGCCGGCGGGAAACTCCGAGAGCTGCGTTCCGAGGATCGGGAGAGCGGCCGCGGAAACCCGGGGTCGGGGCGGCGGCGCGACGGCGTGGCGCGGAGCGCCGTGAGCGGCCCCGGCGATCGCCGTTCCCAGCGCGGCGGCGAGGAGTCGCCGGATCATGCGCTCACCGGGACGGTGACGGAGTGCCAGCCGTTCTGGAGGTACCCGCTCGGATTCCACGCGCCCTCCTTCGGTTGAACCGCCCCGCGCGCGTCGGTCGCCCGGCACAGGAGCGAAGCGTCGCCCGGCCTCGACGGAGTCCAGCGAAACGTCCAGAGCCGCCAGGCGAACGGATCGTGGCGCGATTCGAGTGCGGCGGTCTTCCACGATCCTCCCGCGTCGTCGCTCACCTCGACGCGCGCGACGTCCGGCGCGCCGGAGAACGCGAACCCTCCCAGCTCGACGGGCCGGCCGACGCGCGCTCCCGAAGGAACCCGAGTGAAGTTCGACTTGACGAAGAGCTCGGTGACCGGAACGGTGTCCTCCGGCTTCACCGGCGCTCCGGGGGCGCCGGGAGACTTCGGATACCGGTACGCGGTGTCCATGTAGAAGCCGGTCTGCGCGAGAGGCTGCGGAGAGAGCCGGCCGAGCCATTTCATCCAGTGATCTCCGGCCCATCCGGGCACGACGAGCCGCGCCGGCGCGCCGTGCGGATGCGCGAGGGGCTCGCCGTTCATCTCGTACGCGACGATCCCGTCGGCGGCGAGCTTTTCGATTTCGACGCTGCGGTGGAACGGGGGGACTTTTCCGGGCGGAACGTCCGCGCCGAACGTGTGGACGTGCCGGGCGGCCGGGCGGACTCCGGCGCGGTCGAGCAGGTCGCGCACGCGCACTCCCGTCCAGCGGGCGTTCCCGACGGCGCCGTACTTCCACTGCACGCCGGGAACCGGAGGGGACTGGAGGCCGCGGCCGTTGCCGGCGCACTGGAGGACGCAGGTCGCCGAGGCCGCGGGCATCGCCCGGAGTTCCGCGAGCGTGAGCCGCAGGGGCCGGTCGACCTCGCCGTCGACGGCGAGCGACCACGTCGCGGGATCGACCGTCACGGGATTCCAGTGATGGCGCACGAAGAAGAGATCGTTCGGCGTGATGTAGTCGGTCAGGAGCTCGAGGGGAGTCTCGGCGTCGGTCGGGTAACCGTTGCGCTGCAGCAGCCGCCGGGGCGACGCGAAAGCCGCCGCGACCGCGCCGGGAAGAACGGAACCGGCGGCGGCGAGCGCCAGGAATCGGCGGCGATCCAATCCCTCGGGGTTCATCGGGTTTCTCCCGCGCGGACTCTACCGGAAGAGGTGCAGGGCCGCCACCGCCCAGC carries:
- a CDS encoding molybdopterin-dependent oxidoreductase yields the protein MNPEGLDRRRFLALAAAGSVLPGAVAAAFASPRRLLQRNGYPTDAETPLELLTDYITPNDLFFVRHHWNPVTVDPATWSLAVDGEVDRPLRLTLAELRAMPAASATCVLQCAGNGRGLQSPPVPGVQWKYGAVGNARWTGVRVRDLLDRAGVRPAARHVHTFGADVPPGKVPPFHRSVEIEKLAADGIVAYEMNGEPLAHPHGAPARLVVPGWAGDHWMKWLGRLSPQPLAQTGFYMDTAYRYPKSPGAPGAPVKPEDTVPVTELFVKSNFTRVPSGARVGRPVELGGFAFSGAPDVARVEVSDDAGGSWKTAALESRHDPFAWRLWTFRWTPSRPGDASLLCRATDARGAVQPKEGAWNPSGYLQNGWHSVTVPVSA